In Mercurialis annua linkage group LG5, ddMerAnnu1.2, whole genome shotgun sequence, a single genomic region encodes these proteins:
- the LOC126682924 gene encoding two-component response regulator 24-like gives MEFEFKKTSNLKMVTTTSCKNGNHEKFQTKMSALVVDDDAINRKIHRKILENLGIENQEVRNGKEAIEIICSGRKFDLILMDRDMPIMNGIEATKQLRGMGIRSTIAGVSTRSSSSEVEEFMEAGLDDFQEKPLTPAKLKNIIDNIKYKASVS, from the exons ATGGAGTTTGAATTTAAGAAGACAAGCAATTTGAAAATGGTGACAACAACAAGCTGCAAAAATGGAAATCATGAGAAGTTTCAAACGAAAATGTCGGCCCTCGTCGTGGATGATGATGCTATAAATCGTAAAATTCATCGAAAGATTTTGGAAAATCTTGGAATAGAAAATCAGGAGGTGAGAAATGGGAAAGAAGCTATTGAGATTATTTGTTCAGGCAGAAAGTTTGACCTCATTCTGATGGACAGGGATATGCCTATCATGAATGGCATCGag GCAACAAAGCAGCTACGTGGCATGGGGATACGCAGCACAATTGCGGGTGTATCCACAAGATCATCATCATCAGAAGTAGAAGAATTTATGGAAGCGGGCTTAGATGATTTTCAGGAGAAGCCTTTGACACCTGCAAAGCTTAAAAACATTATCGATAACATCAAGTACAAAGCTtcagtttcataa